The following coding sequences are from one Arachis hypogaea cultivar Tifrunner chromosome 7, arahy.Tifrunner.gnm2.J5K5, whole genome shotgun sequence window:
- the LOC112701729 gene encoding uncharacterized protein, producing the protein MLHATRFRVSVRQIPNFVPLSTLPPSWTSLHFHSEPPSLAEVDDAVDSFTRMLSMRRTPPIIQFNKILGSLAKTKHFHAAVSLFQQLQAKGIAPNFFTLNILINCCCGMGRMTLAFSVLAKIFRMGFQSDTITLTTILKGLCLCGNVEKALHFHDIVRAHGFQFDQVTYGTLVNGLCKAGHTAAAIQVLRKIPQYGIVPNVVMYSAIIDSLCKDTLVSEAFHLYSEMLAMGISPDVITYRTLIYGLCLVGQFKEAIDILNHMMLKNITPGVRTYSILIDGLCKEGKIKDAKNVLAVMTKHGVKPNVVTYNSLMDGHCLVNQVNKAKYVFNTMALSSVSPDVCSYNIMINGLCKSKMVNDALNLLEEMRCKNLVPDMFTYNTLIDGLGKSGRILCAVELLEKMHDRRQHADIFTYSSLLDGLFNIKQHDKALMLFNQMKESGIDPDIYTYSVLIDGLCKSGRLQNAKEIFQDLSIKGYRPDVKTYTIMINGLCKEGLLHEALALLSKMEDNGCLPNAVTYEIIIRALFEKGENDNAEKLLREMISRGLLQG; encoded by the coding sequence ATGTTGCATGCAACAAGGTTTAGGGTTTCTGTTCGTCAAATCCCTAATTTTGTTCCACTATCCACTCTCCCTCCTTCCTGGACAAGCCTTCACTTTCATTCTGAGCCTCCATCCCTTGCTGAAGTTGACGATGCTGTTGATTCCTTTACTCGCATGCTCTCTATGCGTCGTACTCCTCCCATCATCCAATTTAACAAGATTTTGGGATCCCTTGCCAAGACGAAGCATTTCCACGCCGCCGTTTCCCTTTTTCAGCAATTGCAAGCCAAGGGAATCGCTCCCAACTTTTTTACTTTGAACATCTTAATCAATTGTTGTTGTGGCATGGGTCGTATGACGCTTGCTTTCTCTGTATTGGCCAAGATTTTCAGGATGGGTTTTCAGTCTGATACCATAACGTTGACAACAATCCTGAAAGGTCTCTGTCTCTGTGGTAATGTTGAAAAAGCACTGCACTTCCATGACATAGTGCGGGCTCATGGATTTCAGTTTGATCAAGTCACCTATGGGACCTTGGTTAATGGACTCTGTAAGGCCGGACACACAGCAGCTGCTATTCAAGTGTTGAGAAAGATCCCACAGTATGGGATTGTTCCTAATGTTGTCATGTACAGCGCAATTATTGATAGCCTCTGCAAGGATACACTtgtaagtgaggcttttcatttaTACTCTGAAATGCTTGCTATGGGAATTTCTCCCGATGTTATCACTTACAGGACTCTGATTTATGGGTTGTGCCTTGTGGGTCAATTTAAGGAAGCCATTGATATACTAAATCATATGATGCTCAAAAACATTACTCCAGGTGTTCGGACCTATAGTATTTTGATCGATGGGCTATGCAAGGAAGGAAAGATCAAAGATGCTAAGAACGTGTTGGCTGTGATGACAAAACATGGTGTGAAACCAAATGTGGTTACTTATAACAGCTTAATGGATGGGCATTGTTTGGTTAATCAAGTAAACAAGGCAAAATATGTATTCAACACAATGGCCCTAAGTAGTGTGTCTCCTGATGTTTGTAGTTACAATATCATGATTAATGGCTTGTGCAAAAGTAAAATGGTCAATGATGCCTTGAATCTCCTTGAAGAGATGCGTTGCAAGAACTTGGTTCCCGACATGTTTACTTACAATACTCTAATTGATGGCTTGGGAAAATCAGGGAGAATCCTTTGTGCTGTGGAGCTTCTTGAAAAGATGCATGATAGACGTCAACATGCTGATATATTTACTTACAGTTCCTTGTTGGATGGTTTGTTCAATATCAAACAACATGACAAGGCACTTATGTTATTCAATCAAATGAAAGAGAGTGGCATTGATCcagatatatatacatacagcGTACTTATAGATGGCCTGTGCAAAAGTGGAAGACTTCAAAATgcaaaagagatatttcaagatcTTTCCATTAAAGGCTATCGTCCAGATGTGAAGACATACACCATTATGATCAATGGGCTTTGCAAAGAGGGCCTGCTTCATGAAGCATTGGCTCTCTTGTCGAAAATGGAAGACAATGGTTGCTTACCGAATGCTGTGACTTATGAAATAATCATTCGTGCTCTGTTTGAAAAAGGTGAAAATGATAACGCGGAGAAA